One window of Prochlorococcus marinus XMU1405 genomic DNA carries:
- a CDS encoding mechanosensitive ion channel family protein yields MKLVTENFLLAISIFFVGTLLSIIISKVSKIFFKKISKRTKTNFDDFIFEVISGIIKPIGFLLSFYFSIDYFFADEITFISVLLNILKLFILIIIIKALNKVLIRSLTESTSKINDSSISSMVSSLTPLIKALTWTIGSIFFLQNIGVQMTAIWALLSAGGIGAGLALKDPVQEFFEYITILLDKPFQKGEFIKSDGVLGMVERVGVRSSRIRSINGEVIVMSNSALTNGIISNYAQMEKRRLVHKLGVVYETSPKLMKLIPIIIKKIVEETKDASFDRCHFTDFGDFSLNFELVYYIPTNNYLAAMEAQQSINLRIIEEFAVNNIEFAFPTQTLNIESNKAK; encoded by the coding sequence ATGAAATTAGTCACTGAAAACTTCCTTCTGGCAATATCTATTTTTTTTGTTGGAACTTTATTATCGATAATAATTTCAAAAGTTTCAAAAATATTTTTTAAAAAGATCTCCAAAAGAACAAAAACAAATTTCGATGATTTTATTTTTGAGGTGATCTCTGGAATTATAAAACCTATAGGTTTCCTCCTCTCATTTTATTTTTCAATTGACTATTTTTTTGCTGATGAAATAACTTTCATCTCTGTCTTATTGAATATTTTGAAATTATTTATATTAATAATCATCATAAAAGCTCTCAACAAAGTTTTAATAAGATCTTTAACAGAATCAACCTCGAAAATTAATGATTCCTCAATTAGTTCGATGGTATCTTCACTAACTCCATTGATAAAAGCATTAACATGGACCATTGGCTCAATTTTTTTCTTACAAAATATAGGTGTTCAAATGACTGCTATTTGGGCTTTACTAAGTGCAGGAGGTATTGGAGCAGGATTAGCTTTGAAAGATCCAGTTCAGGAGTTCTTTGAATATATAACAATTTTGCTTGATAAACCTTTTCAAAAAGGTGAGTTTATAAAATCTGATGGAGTCCTAGGAATGGTTGAGAGAGTGGGAGTACGGTCATCCAGGATAAGAAGTATTAATGGAGAAGTAATAGTAATGAGCAATAGCGCCCTAACAAATGGAATAATTTCAAATTACGCACAAATGGAAAAAAGAAGGTTAGTGCATAAATTGGGAGTTGTTTATGAAACCTCTCCAAAACTTATGAAATTGATTCCAATAATAATTAAAAAAATAGTTGAAGAGACAAAAGATGCGTCTTTTGATAGATGTCATTTCACAGATTTCGGCGACTTCAGTCTTAATTTCGAACTTGTTTATTACATCCCAACAAATAATTATCTCGCCGCAATGGAAGCTCAACAATCTATAAATTTAAGAATTATTGAGGAATTTGCGGTTAATAATATAGAGTTTGCATTCCCAACACAAACCTTAAATATTGAAAGTAACAAAGCCAAATGA
- a CDS encoding sodium:solute symporter, translating to MFLKSLNIFSIQNKDIFSNSLLISFFGLLIIFFLLIFGRKFKLAVQLERFGLPIAVISGILGISIGPFGAIHFLPKETINVWSNFPTPLLSLVFATLMMGRPIPNINGLVKPIFNQFLLALSLGFGQFFVGGLVVKYFLPPSMDANPLMGCLIEVGFEGGHGAASIIGESFNKLGFPNGLDLGLAMATMGLLSSSILGSIFIFLGRTLGLSDTEEILEQKDTLKGKNKTGIFADLRIFIINIGFSGLAISFGILLLKFLRYISSSLGDFSKEIIFSLPVFPFILIGSLLIRYILEKTKNTEFISNILQREIGILSTDLLIFTAMASLDIAVVFDNWILILVFTIFGLFWNLICIAYFAYFIFDDYWFEKSLIEFGNSTGVVASGLLLLRLADPKNISKTLPIFTSKQLFAQLILSGGLFTVLAPLMISKIGLDYWTEICALITFAILFIALIFNKIEMRKFQ from the coding sequence ATGTTTTTGAAATCATTGAATATTTTTTCGATACAGAATAAAGATATTTTTTCAAATTCTCTATTGATAAGTTTTTTTGGATTGTTAATTATATTTTTTTTGTTGATTTTTGGAAGGAAATTTAAACTAGCTGTTCAACTCGAGAGATTTGGATTGCCGATAGCAGTCATATCAGGAATTTTAGGTATATCTATAGGCCCATTTGGTGCGATACACTTTTTACCAAAAGAAACAATAAATGTTTGGAGTAATTTTCCTACTCCTCTTTTATCATTAGTCTTCGCAACTTTAATGATGGGAAGACCTATACCGAATATAAATGGTTTAGTTAAACCGATTTTTAATCAATTTCTATTAGCTCTTTCACTAGGTTTCGGACAATTTTTTGTCGGTGGCCTTGTTGTTAAATATTTTCTGCCTCCATCTATGGACGCAAATCCTCTAATGGGTTGTTTAATAGAGGTAGGTTTTGAGGGCGGTCATGGAGCTGCATCAATAATCGGTGAAAGTTTTAATAAACTAGGTTTCCCAAATGGTTTAGATCTTGGTTTGGCTATGGCAACAATGGGTCTTTTATCCTCTTCAATATTGGGTAGTATATTCATCTTCCTTGGAAGAACTTTAGGTCTTTCAGATACTGAGGAAATTCTTGAACAAAAAGATACTCTAAAGGGAAAAAATAAGACAGGAATTTTTGCAGACTTAAGAATTTTTATAATAAATATTGGCTTTTCTGGTTTGGCAATTTCTTTTGGTATTTTGCTACTTAAATTTTTAAGGTATATTTCAAGTTCTTTGGGAGATTTTTCGAAGGAAATTATTTTTTCACTACCAGTATTCCCTTTTATCCTTATAGGTTCGCTCCTTATAAGATATATTTTAGAGAAAACCAAAAATACAGAATTTATTTCAAATATTCTACAAAGGGAGATTGGTATTTTATCCACAGATTTGTTGATTTTTACAGCTATGGCGAGTTTAGATATCGCAGTTGTTTTTGATAATTGGATACTTATTTTAGTGTTTACTATTTTCGGTTTATTTTGGAATTTAATCTGTATTGCTTATTTCGCATACTTTATTTTTGATGATTATTGGTTTGAAAAAAGCTTGATAGAGTTTGGGAATTCTACAGGTGTAGTTGCTTCTGGGTTACTTCTTTTAAGGCTTGCAGATCCTAAAAATATTTCTAAGACTTTACCAATTTTTACGTCAAAACAGCTTTTCGCTCAGTTAATTCTTTCTGGGGGACTATTTACAGTTCTTGCACCATTAATGATTTCTAAAATTGGGTTAGATTATTGGACAGAAATTTGTGCCCTAATTACATTCGCAATTCTTTTTATTGCATTGATTTTTAATAAAATTGAGATGAGAAAGTTTCAATAA
- a CDS encoding SDR family NAD(P)-dependent oxidoreductase codes for MRTILISGASRGIGLNIAHKELKEGNRISVGIRDLESLKGSVIDPKKWPEGKIIINHYDALKKITAENWIKNTVDEFGGFDSVINCSGVLSKVPFLYKDGDEEDILNTLNINFLAIWHLCRLSWDHLCTSGRGRVIVLVSMSGKRSKGDLAAYSSSKFALMGLCQTMKNKGWDKNIRISAICPSWVNTKMAQNISSLDKSSMTQPEDIAEICSTILKLPTQSVPFEIALNCNYEI; via the coding sequence ATGAGAACCATTTTAATAAGTGGAGCCAGTAGAGGTATTGGACTAAATATTGCACATAAAGAATTAAAAGAAGGCAATAGAATTAGTGTTGGCATAAGAGATTTAGAATCATTAAAAGGAAGCGTTATTGATCCAAAAAAATGGCCAGAAGGGAAAATTATAATCAACCACTATGATGCTTTAAAAAAAATTACAGCCGAAAATTGGATAAAGAATACCGTAGATGAATTTGGAGGATTTGATTCAGTAATAAATTGTTCTGGAGTATTATCGAAAGTTCCTTTCTTATACAAAGATGGTGATGAAGAAGATATTTTAAATACATTAAATATCAATTTTTTGGCAATTTGGCATTTATGTAGGCTTTCTTGGGATCATTTATGTACCTCTGGAAGAGGAAGAGTTATTGTTTTAGTTTCAATGAGTGGGAAAAGATCCAAAGGTGATTTAGCCGCTTATTCTTCTTCAAAGTTTGCTTTGATGGGATTATGCCAAACTATGAAAAATAAAGGTTGGGATAAAAATATAAGGATTTCTGCAATTTGCCCAAGCTGGGTTAATACAAAAATGGCCCAAAATATCTCTTCTTTAGACAAATCAAGCATGACACAACCTGAAGATATTGCCGAAATATGCTCAACTATTCTTAAGTTACCTACCCAATCAGTTCCATTTGAAATCGCGTTAAATTGTAACTATGAAATTTAA
- a CDS encoding glutathione S-transferase gives MKNDILYSFRRCPYAIRARWALLICEIKVEIREIDLKNKPLDFLNNSKTKTVPILIKKNSEVIEESLEIILWALSESKKENIKLIYFPENKKEDIFEIINENDNVFKYHLDRFKYATRYKDSDEEFHFTNAIKFIKRWNDLLAENKYFFGDSPTIADWSIWPFVRQFRIACESQKRINYFEPSIKNWLDSFEKNTEFKSLMYKYELWEPNYRKNYFPFN, from the coding sequence ATGAAAAACGATATTTTATATTCTTTTCGAAGATGTCCATATGCAATTCGTGCTAGATGGGCCCTGTTAATTTGCGAAATAAAAGTAGAGATAAGAGAAATTGATTTAAAAAATAAACCTCTAGATTTTTTAAATAATTCAAAGACGAAAACGGTTCCAATTCTTATAAAAAAAAATAGTGAAGTTATTGAAGAAAGTCTTGAAATCATACTTTGGGCCCTCTCAGAGTCGAAAAAGGAAAACATCAAATTAATTTATTTTCCTGAGAACAAAAAGGAAGATATTTTTGAAATAATTAACGAAAACGATAACGTTTTTAAATATCATTTAGATCGATTTAAATATGCCACAAGATATAAAGATAGCGATGAAGAATTTCATTTCACAAATGCTATTAAATTTATAAAGAGATGGAACGATTTACTTGCAGAAAACAAATATTTTTTTGGAGATAGCCCCACAATCGCTGATTGGTCTATTTGGCCTTTTGTAAGACAATTTAGAATCGCTTGTGAAAGTCAAAAAAGGATAAATTATTTTGAACCCTCGATAAAAAACTGGTTAGATTCATTTGAGAAAAATACAGAATTTAAATCCTTAATGTATAAATACGAATTATGGGAACCAAATTATAGAAAGAATTATTTTCCTTTTAATTAA
- the crtL gene encoding lycopene beta cyclase: MSKENMPDVLVLGAGPAGMAIASALGKEKLDVEVLSPNGPDEPWPNTYGIWGKEVDQLGLQDLLEYRWKNTVSFFGHGALEEQDDENKATEHSLDYGLFDKKKLHNYWFNECNKSFIKWHQGFANKIHFEKYKSTVTTKEGETYSARLVVDATGYDPVFLKLKSFGPLAVQTCYGIVGNFSKPPLKKGQFVLMDYRNDHLNDEQKKEPPTFLYAMDMGDGKYFLEETSLGLVNPLTMENLKERLEKRLSYRNISITRMQHEELGLFLPMNMPIPDFKQQILGYGGAASMVHPASGYLIGNVLRRAPLVAKAVSEAIKNKNLSTYHIARKGWETLWSKELIRKKSLYQFGLEKLMRFDEKLLREFFGSFFQLPKNQWYGFLTDTLSLKEIVYAMCVMFIKAPWSVKKGLMIMHGREFKMLLRIIFPNI; this comes from the coding sequence ATGTCAAAAGAAAATATGCCAGATGTTCTTGTTTTGGGTGCAGGGCCTGCAGGTATGGCTATTGCCTCAGCTTTAGGGAAGGAAAAATTAGATGTTGAAGTGCTTTCTCCAAATGGACCAGATGAACCTTGGCCAAATACATATGGCATTTGGGGCAAAGAAGTTGATCAACTCGGGCTTCAGGATTTACTTGAATATAGATGGAAGAATACTGTAAGTTTTTTTGGGCATGGCGCTTTAGAAGAGCAGGACGACGAGAATAAAGCCACGGAACATTCACTAGATTATGGACTATTTGATAAGAAAAAACTCCACAATTATTGGTTTAACGAATGCAATAAGTCTTTTATTAAATGGCATCAAGGCTTTGCAAACAAAATACATTTTGAAAAATACAAAAGTACAGTAACTACAAAAGAAGGCGAAACTTACTCTGCAAGATTAGTAGTAGATGCAACAGGGTATGATCCTGTTTTTCTTAAATTAAAATCCTTTGGTCCCTTAGCAGTCCAAACTTGTTATGGGATAGTAGGTAATTTTAGTAAACCTCCACTTAAGAAAGGGCAGTTTGTATTAATGGACTATAGAAATGACCATCTTAACGATGAGCAAAAAAAAGAACCGCCAACTTTTCTTTATGCCATGGATATGGGGGATGGGAAATATTTTCTTGAAGAGACATCTCTTGGTTTAGTAAATCCTCTAACAATGGAAAATTTAAAAGAGAGACTAGAGAAGAGGCTTTCTTATCGAAATATATCAATCACAAGGATGCAGCACGAAGAGCTTGGCTTATTTCTTCCAATGAATATGCCAATCCCAGATTTCAAACAACAAATACTAGGATATGGTGGTGCTGCTTCAATGGTACATCCTGCATCTGGATATTTAATTGGTAATGTTTTAAGAAGAGCTCCACTTGTCGCAAAGGCAGTCTCAGAAGCAATTAAAAACAAAAATCTAAGTACCTATCATATTGCTAGAAAAGGTTGGGAAACTTTATGGTCAAAAGAATTAATTAGGAAGAAATCACTCTACCAATTTGGATTAGAAAAACTCATGAGGTTTGATGAGAAACTATTGAGAGAATTTTTTGGCAGTTTTTTCCAACTACCTAAAAATCAATGGTATGGGTTTCTAACTGATACTCTTTCTTTAAAAGAGATTGTATATGCTATGTGCGTAATGTTTATAAAGGCTCCATGGAGTGTAAAGAAAGGTCTTATGATTATGCATGGAAGAGAATTTAAAATGTTACTAAGGATAATATTTCCAAACATATAG
- a CDS encoding SDR family NAD(P)-dependent oxidoreductase yields MIKNKNILITGGNSGIGFFAIINLLKTKNILYVVIKNEFRKNEFLRKIEKHFDKNYLSKFLIIIENCDLSDLENIKKIKDYFISKKIFLDVLVLNAGLQYTGSFYPKVSKQGIELTFAVNHLAHFYLVNVLKDFIRDKGESRIIITSSDVHDPKSSGGNIGKKAGLNNLVNLRKKVTGQFLNFNADEAYKNSKLCNILFAKELEKKLKISSSKISVITWAPGLVIPNDDLGFFRYSKRFNLFGYFIFSKAAKNILGISESIENAGRILSEIVFDSNLNNIGYVHLSNKLISFKKHKLVESKVSDEANNSELASKLWILSEEICRSFGFVTFNI; encoded by the coding sequence ATGATTAAAAATAAAAATATTTTAATTACTGGAGGTAATTCGGGGATAGGTTTTTTTGCCATTATTAATTTACTGAAGACGAAAAATATTTTATATGTTGTAATAAAAAACGAATTTAGAAAGAATGAATTTCTCAGGAAAATTGAGAAACATTTTGATAAAAATTACCTTAGTAAATTTTTAATTATTATTGAAAATTGTGATCTTTCAGATCTAGAGAATATTAAAAAAATTAAAGATTATTTTATTAGTAAAAAGATTTTTTTAGATGTTCTTGTTTTAAATGCAGGATTGCAATATACAGGCTCTTTTTACCCTAAAGTATCAAAACAAGGCATAGAACTAACTTTTGCAGTAAATCATCTTGCACATTTTTACTTGGTAAATGTCCTAAAAGATTTTATTAGAGATAAGGGAGAATCTAGAATCATTATTACATCATCAGATGTACACGACCCCAAAAGTTCAGGTGGCAATATAGGAAAGAAAGCGGGACTTAATAACCTAGTTAATTTAAGAAAAAAAGTAACTGGGCAATTTTTAAATTTTAATGCTGATGAAGCTTATAAAAATAGTAAGTTATGTAATATTTTGTTTGCTAAAGAACTTGAAAAAAAATTAAAAATTTCCTCTAGTAAAATTTCTGTAATTACTTGGGCTCCTGGTCTAGTAATACCAAATGATGATCTTGGTTTTTTTAGATATAGTAAGCGTTTTAATCTCTTTGGATACTTTATTTTTTCTAAAGCTGCAAAAAATATTTTAGGAATTTCTGAAAGTATAGAAAATGCTGGTAGGATACTTTCTGAAATTGTTTTTGATTCAAATTTAAATAATATTGGTTACGTTCATTTAAGTAATAAACTTATATCTTTTAAAAAACATAAATTAGTTGAAAGTAAGGTTAGTGATGAGGCAAATAATTCTGAGTTGGCTTCAAAACTCTGGATTTTAAGTGAAGAGATTTGCAGATCATTTGGCTTTGTTACTTTCAATATTTAA
- a CDS encoding GIY-YIG nuclease family protein produces MSGYVYLVRVGDLYRIGKTDNLEKKIKKLNPDELLTSIMTKEPETLEARLLRKYKSQRIPETGYLKLSKRQIRECKKQFELKGSLPHTLDAEVSITLFASFLLFSLGSFIFNYLNFGFVRSISYSFGMASLPMVILFITGSFGGYFSEDLSLFSLLTNRIKGLFIAIAMLSMAYLIFNLG; encoded by the coding sequence ATGTCGGGATATGTTTACCTAGTTAGAGTGGGAGACCTTTATAGGATTGGGAAAACGGATAATCTTGAAAAGAAAATTAAAAAATTAAACCCAGATGAATTATTAACATCAATTATGACTAAAGAGCCGGAAACTCTTGAAGCAAGATTACTAAGAAAATATAAGTCGCAAAGAATTCCTGAAACTGGTTATTTAAAGCTTTCTAAAAGACAAATTAGAGAATGTAAAAAGCAATTTGAATTAAAGGGTAGCTTACCTCACACTTTAGATGCTGAAGTTTCTATAACTCTATTTGCATCTTTTTTATTGTTTTCATTAGGTTCTTTTATTTTTAATTACTTAAATTTTGGATTTGTAAGATCTATATCTTATTCTTTCGGAATGGCATCTCTACCAATGGTTATATTATTTATTACAGGTAGTTTTGGCGGATACTTTTCTGAAGATTTATCTCTTTTTTCATTATTAACTAATCGAATAAAAGGTTTATTTATTGCAATTGCAATGCTTTCAATGGCTTACTTAATTTTTAATTTAGGTTAA